The Mucilaginibacter rubeus genomic interval CAGGATGCCGTTCTTTTTAAGCAGGTCGTGGCATTTTTTAAAGTACACATCCATAAAATTATGTCCCACGGCTTCCAACATCTCTACCGATACGATCTTATCAAACATCCCCTCCATTTGGCGGTAATCTTTAAGTTCAATGCTCACCTTGTCGGCTAAACCGGCTTCCTCAACACGTTCAACTGCCAGTTTGTGTTGTTCTTCAGATATTGTTAGCGATGTTACCCTACAGCCGTATGTTTTGGCCATATAAATGGCGTTGCCGCCCCATCCACTGCCAATCTCCAGTACATGATCACTGGGTTTGAGGTGTAGTTGTCGGGATAACCTTTCATATTTAGCCAGCTGTGCTTCCTCCAGGCTTAGTCCGTCTTTATAAAAATATGCGGCCGAATAAGTCATAGTGGGATCAAGGAAACTGGCAAAAAAATCGTTATTGAGGTCGTAATGTTCAGATATATTCTTGCGCGAGCCATCTACCGTATTAGCTCTTTTAAAATGCGAAAGCTTGTTAAAAAACCTGAGCAAGTTTAATGATAGCGCCTGCGTTTTGCTGCCTGATACGCCGGGAGCGTTTTCAATATTAAGTAGTACCCATTTTATCACATTGGTAATGTTATTGGTATCCCACAAGCCGTCAACATAAGCTTCACCAAAACCGATATCACCAAACAGGATAAGGCGTTTGTAAAAATCCTCATCGTTTACCACGATATTCGCGCTGATATTGCCCTCGCCGGTACCAATAGCAATTTGTTCGCCATGGGGAAGCGTTAAGTGTAATGTGCCTTTATCCATTTTAGATAAAAACTTCAGAATTAAATACTGGTAAAAACTGCTTTTTTTAACAACGGACAAGGTGCCTGCCATAATTTGCTGATATATAATTGAATTACCATAGTTACGAATTAGGCGGCCTGATAGTTTTAAGCAGAACTATTCATTTTATGAGTAAGGCCGGTAAACCTCTTTTTGTAGCTCCTTGTTACTGTCTTTTTTATGAAATGGGATTTTCTTGAGCCAAAGCTTAAATGCCTGCCAGTGGATAAGCGCGATCACTTTTATTGTGATGAGCGGAAAACCAATAAAATATAATAATAGGTTTTTATCGCTAAGTGGCTTTTTAACGCCAAGAAGTGTGCTGATAAAAAAAAGCTTGCCTTGTTTATCGTAATCGTCAATTTTAACATTTAGCTTTTCACCCGGAATGCCCAGGTCAAAATCAAAATTGGTATCCATATCAATGAAGGGCGACACATAAAAATACTTTTCGGTATTGAGTTTAAATCCCTCTCCCTGCCGGGTATCCGGGCCTAAAAAATAGGGCTTCATCTCCAAAAAAGTATTGCAAACCTCAACAACCGAGCAAACCGGCAAACCGGCCTCGTCATAACAAAAATAAAACGACACCGGGTTAAACTGGTAGCCCAGCGTACACAGATTGGTAAGTACCATGATACGACCATTTCCAATATATACCCCGTTTTGTTGCAGGTAAGCAGCAATATGCCGGCGCACATTTTTCGTGATATCCGGGTTTTCGCGGGGTAACTGCAAGTGGTCTTTATCCCTAAAATTAAACAGGTTGAAATGGTTTCGGCTCATGAATTTCAGCCTTTTGCCCAGCATGTCTATCTCATCCAGGTCAAGATAAAACATGAAAACATTATAGTGAAAGCTATGCTCTTTGGGAGCAAGCCTGTGGTGCATCACTTTGGCTTTGTATAAGCATGAATTGATAGCCGTATTTGCCATTTTGTTAATATACGGGTTATACCGGCGGCTGGATGAGTGTATGATCATAAACAGCTTTTCCTAACAACTGAGAGCTAAGCTGCACCGCGCTGGCAAACGCATCTTCATGAAAACCATATTTAAAATAACTGCCGCAAAAATATACAGGTCCGCTTTGGTTTAATTTATGCAGCTGGGCCTGGGCATTTATTGCCGGTACATCAAACAAAGGGTGTTCATAATCTATTTCCCTGATGATTTTTTTTGAGTCGATATTATCATGCGGATTGATGGATACGAAATAGTTCTTTTTATCAGACACACCCTGCAACTGATTCATCCAGTAAATGGTGCTTGGCGCAAGTTGTCCGTTTTGTTGTTGTATCCGGTAGTTCCAGCTGCTCCATGCTAACTTAGCTTTGGGCATAATACTTTCGTCGGTATGCAGGGTTGCTTTGTTATACTGATATTTGAAACACGAAAGCACGTGTTGCTCATCAATGGTTGGCGCTTCCAAAAGATTCAGGGCCTGATCGCCATGGGTGGCGATGATTACCCTGTCATATGCTTCTGCCGTGCCGTCTGAAGCATACACCGTAACCTTACCATTTGCGCGGGTTACCTTCACCGCTTTACGATTGATGTGGATACGATCCTTAAACGGCCGGATCAAAATTTCCCGGTAGCTTTGGCTGCCCCTATCCAGTGTATACCACTGGTGCTGCGTATCAAGCCCTAAAAAACCATGGTTTTGAAAAAAACGGATGAGCGTTACCGCCGGAAAATCAAGCATCTGCTCCATTGGGGTAGACCATACTGCCGAACTCATGGGAACAAGATATTTCCAAAGCATATCCTTGCCAAAGCCAAGCTCCTCGATATATTGCCCGATGGAGTAATCGGCATACTTTGGATCATCCAAAATTTTGATACTTTCTTCATTAAAACGCTTGATCTGCATCAGCATTTTTAGATATTTAATATTGAAGATATTTTTGCGCTGGGCAAACAGATGGTTAACACTTGAACCCGAATACTCCAGGCCTGTTGGCACATGCTGAACACTGAAACTCATATCGGTTTTTTTCACGGGCGCTCCAATCTCTGCAAACAGGCGGCAAAGGTTGGGATAGGTTTTATAATTAAAAACCATAAAGCCGGTGTCAATGTAAACGGGGCTGCCATCTTCATCAACAATTACGGTATTGGTATGGCCACCAATGTAATCGTTTTGCTCGTAAATGGTAATGTCATGTGTTTTGTGGAGGAAATGGGCGCTACCCATACCCGCTATGCCTGTACCTATGATGGCTGTTTTTAACATATTATCTGGTTACCGTGTTTAAAAAGCGTTCGACAGTATAGGTAGCCAGCTGCCCGCCGGGACCGTTCAAATTAAAATCAAAACCATGGGTTGCCCACGGAAGCTTAAGCAGAAAATGTTTTACGCCGTTCTCAGCCAGTTTTTCGTTCATGCGCCTGCTATGCTCAGGTGATACCAATACATCATTATCGCCATGAATAATAAGCGTTGGCGGCGACTGATGATCAATGAATTCCAATGGCGAGCTTGCTGCAAACTTTTCAGGAACTTGCTGATACGAGCCGCCGATATAGTCGCGCATTACCTGGCGTGAATCCATAATAAGCGGGCTTGAAGGTATAGAATATCCCCAAACCATATCTGCCGGCCCGTAGTAATCAATCACACCTTTAATGCTTTTATCATGACCTGCATAAGCAGTCAATAAAGCTATCTGCGCTCCGGCCGAACGGCCAAGTAACACAAAGCTGCCAGCATCGATATGCAGATCCGCAGCCCGTTTTTTTAAAAAAGCAAGAGCGGCATTGACATCCTCAACCGGGGCTGGATTTTGATATCGAGGTGCAAGCCGATAGTTGATCACAGCTACATTATAGCCCATCAGCGCCAAATGGCTGTTTAGTTCGGGGAGTTGTTTGTTATCTCCTTTGTTCCACGCGCCTCCGTGCACTACAATTACACAAGCCCTGTTACCCACAATTTGTGATGGATAGAAATCCATGGAAAGCGTTGTGCCATCAGCATACGAAACATAGTTAAGCTGTTTGTAATTCACTGTTTTATTGCCCGAAAACATTTTCCAAAAGCTAAAAGACTTCTGGTTATTATCTCCGTTGATAATGGTACTCCCGGCCCCAAATGCTTTAGTAAAATCTTGTTTCAGGCTGCCAGCTACAGTGTAGGCCCGTACAATCGGCGAAATAAAAAACGGCAAGGCAATCAAACCCAAAATGGTGCCGGCAAGTTGATATTTATTGGTGTAGTAGCCACTTCCTAATGCTATTAGTGTTAACAAAATAAAAAACCAGGAAAACTCAGTTGCAATAATGGCAAACATCCACATGTAGTATTCAAATGCTTTAAAAACAGTTAGCAGCGATACCAGGAATAATATAATGATAATAACCAGACGGATCATGCAGTGGTTTTATGAAATAAATAGTGACTTACAATCCACTCGTTGCCATTGTTGAAATTCCAAAGCTCGGCGCAAGCCATGTAAAATAAGCGCCAGTATACCCACCATTTTACAGCTTGATCTGCACCATAGATTTGTTCAAACAGCGGCATGATCTGGCTTTTATGGCTGTCCATATTTTTTAGCCATGCCTCTGATGTTTTGCTGTAGTGGTTGCCGCTCACGTGCCAGTGTTTTTCAACCACCAGGTCATCATTAAAATAAAACATGAGGTCATCGCTGGGCATAATACCTCCTGTAAAAAAGTATTTGCTCATCCAGTCGGTTTCGTCAATTACCTCAAACTTATAAGTGTACTCCTTATGCGTAAAAATATGGATCCACAGTTTGCCGTCTGCTTTCAGGAATGATGCCACTTTTTTAAGCAGCAACTCATAATTACGCATATGCTCAAACATCTCTACAGATACCACCCTATCAAACTTTTCTTCAATATCAAATGTGTTCATATCTGCAGTAATCACCGTCAGGTTGCTAATACCCCGCTTTTGAGCCTGCTCATCAATGTAAACCTTTTGGGTGCGCGAGTTGGATACAACTTTAAAATTGCTTTGCGGAAACTTAGCTGCCATATATAAAGACAGCGATCCCCAGCCACAACCCAGCTCCAATACATCCTGCCCACTCTTAAGCTCGGCCCGCAGGCAGGTAAGTTCAAGCATATCATCTTCGGAGGTGTTTATATCGGTTACTCCTGGTTTCCAATACCCGCTTGAATATTTGAGGTTTCTACCCAGGCAGTACTGATAAAATTGAGTGGGAACTTCGTAATGCTGTTCATTGGCATCGGTGGTATTTACAGCAATTGGCGATGCCTTAAGTTCGGCTATCAGATTCATTAAATGGGCCTGTTGCGCTTCAACATTGCCTTTGTTTTCGTCGGCAAGGCGTTGTTGCAACAGTTTGCGGATACCTTTCCGCAATAAAAAATCAGGAACGCGACCTTGTTCTATTAGTTTATCGTACCACATAATTTTAGGTTGAACGTATTACGCAGCACGTTTTACGCTGAATGTATTTTGTATTTTATGGTTATACGTTAAGAAGAGTGCTATGGATTTTGAGTGCTACTGTTTTTTAAACCAGGGCACAAAAACACTGGTGCTTTCCTGGTAGCGTTTATAGGCCTCACCTTTAGAACGGATAGCCTGCTCTTCGGTAGCAGGGATACCGGTTACTTTTAATAACAAATAAAGGATGATTGCCGGACTGATGAGCGCTAAATAACCATAGGGCGATGCCAGAGCAAAGATGGAGTAGGAAACCCACATCAGCCATTCAAAGAAGTAATTAGGGTGGCGCGAATAGCTCCACAAACCAGTATTGCAAACCTTGCCCTTATTTGCCGCGTTCTTTTTGAAGAAGGCGAGTTGCCTGTCGGCGATAGCCTCACCTGTTACGCTGATGAACCAAAGGATA includes:
- a CDS encoding SAM-dependent methyltransferase, whose translation is MAGTLSVVKKSSFYQYLILKFLSKMDKGTLHLTLPHGEQIAIGTGEGNISANIVVNDEDFYKRLILFGDIGFGEAYVDGLWDTNNITNVIKWVLLNIENAPGVSGSKTQALSLNLLRFFNKLSHFKRANTVDGSRKNISEHYDLNNDFFASFLDPTMTYSAAYFYKDGLSLEEAQLAKYERLSRQLHLKPSDHVLEIGSGWGGNAIYMAKTYGCRVTSLTISEEQHKLAVERVEEAGLADKVSIELKDYRQMEGMFDKIVSVEMLEAVGHNFMDVYFKKCHDLLKKNGILAIQVITSPDSRYVALRKGVDWIQKHIFPGSLLPSVGAINNSINRTGDMTMVDLKDMGLDYATTLKLWFNAFNANLPTVRSLGFDDRFIRKWNYYLCYCEAAFEMRNINVMHLVYTRPNNIGR
- a CDS encoding DUF1365 domain-containing protein, with protein sequence MANTAINSCLYKAKVMHHRLAPKEHSFHYNVFMFYLDLDEIDMLGKRLKFMSRNHFNLFNFRDKDHLQLPRENPDITKNVRRHIAAYLQQNGVYIGNGRIMVLTNLCTLGYQFNPVSFYFCYDEAGLPVCSVVEVCNTFLEMKPYFLGPDTRQGEGFKLNTEKYFYVSPFIDMDTNFDFDLGIPGEKLNVKIDDYDKQGKLFFISTLLGVKKPLSDKNLLLYFIGFPLITIKVIALIHWQAFKLWLKKIPFHKKDSNKELQKEVYRPYS
- a CDS encoding NAD(P)/FAD-dependent oxidoreductase — encoded protein: MLKTAIIGTGIAGMGSAHFLHKTHDITIYEQNDYIGGHTNTVIVDEDGSPVYIDTGFMVFNYKTYPNLCRLFAEIGAPVKKTDMSFSVQHVPTGLEYSGSSVNHLFAQRKNIFNIKYLKMLMQIKRFNEESIKILDDPKYADYSIGQYIEELGFGKDMLWKYLVPMSSAVWSTPMEQMLDFPAVTLIRFFQNHGFLGLDTQHQWYTLDRGSQSYREILIRPFKDRIHINRKAVKVTRANGKVTVYASDGTAEAYDRVIIATHGDQALNLLEAPTIDEQHVLSCFKYQYNKATLHTDESIMPKAKLAWSSWNYRIQQQNGQLAPSTIYWMNQLQGVSDKKNYFVSINPHDNIDSKKIIREIDYEHPLFDVPAINAQAQLHKLNQSGPVYFCGSYFKYGFHEDAFASAVQLSSQLLGKAVYDHTLIQPPV
- a CDS encoding alpha/beta hydrolase → MIRLVIIIILFLVSLLTVFKAFEYYMWMFAIIATEFSWFFILLTLIALGSGYYTNKYQLAGTILGLIALPFFISPIVRAYTVAGSLKQDFTKAFGAGSTIINGDNNQKSFSFWKMFSGNKTVNYKQLNYVSYADGTTLSMDFYPSQIVGNRACVIVVHGGAWNKGDNKQLPELNSHLALMGYNVAVINYRLAPRYQNPAPVEDVNAALAFLKKRAADLHIDAGSFVLLGRSAGAQIALLTAYAGHDKSIKGVIDYYGPADMVWGYSIPSSPLIMDSRQVMRDYIGGSYQQVPEKFAASSPLEFIDHQSPPTLIIHGDNDVLVSPEHSRRMNEKLAENGVKHFLLKLPWATHGFDFNLNGPGGQLATYTVERFLNTVTR
- a CDS encoding SAM-dependent methyltransferase, whose translation is MWYDKLIEQGRVPDFLLRKGIRKLLQQRLADENKGNVEAQQAHLMNLIAELKASPIAVNTTDANEQHYEVPTQFYQYCLGRNLKYSSGYWKPGVTDINTSEDDMLELTCLRAELKSGQDVLELGCGWGSLSLYMAAKFPQSNFKVVSNSRTQKVYIDEQAQKRGISNLTVITADMNTFDIEEKFDRVVSVEMFEHMRNYELLLKKVASFLKADGKLWIHIFTHKEYTYKFEVIDETDWMSKYFFTGGIMPSDDLMFYFNDDLVVEKHWHVSGNHYSKTSEAWLKNMDSHKSQIMPLFEQIYGADQAVKWWVYWRLFYMACAELWNFNNGNEWIVSHYLFHKTTA